In the genome of Mytilus edulis chromosome 3, xbMytEdul2.2, whole genome shotgun sequence, one region contains:
- the LOC139515319 gene encoding uncharacterized protein: MDNINETYTLTASDISKRAQRLSTLIEHFWNSWKFEYLTSLREFHKKTGDNKINIKVGDVVQVHDDKPRIKWKTAVVEEVVTGNDGLVHSAIIRTNSGRTSRPIVKLYPLEINEVKPSDEYMEKPNNEEIPTRTLPMRKASIRAKKRIKSWTR; encoded by the coding sequence ATGGACAACATTAACGAAACATATACATTGACTGCTTCAGATATTTCAAAACGTGCTCAAAGATTATCTACACTTATCGAACATTTTTGGAACAGTTGGAAATTTGAGTACTTAACCTCACTTCGAGAATTTCATAAAAAGACTGGAGACAATAAGATTAACATTAAAGTAGGAGATGTAGTTCAAGTGCATGACGATAAACCACGAATTAAATGGAAAACAGCAGTAGTGGAGGAAGTTGTTACTGGTAACGATGGTTTAGTGCATTCGGCGATAATCAGAACGAACAGTGGCCGAACTTCACGTCCGATTGTCAAACTCTATCCTCTAGAAATAAACGAAGTAAAACCATCTGACGAATATATGGAAAAACCAAACAACGAAGAAATACCGACAAGAACATTGCCCATGCGGAAGGCATCAATTCGTgcaaagaaaagaataaaatcATGGACTCgttaa